The Streptomyces lienomycini sequence ACGCGGCCCCGCCCGGCGCCCCAGATCCGCCGCGGCCGATCTCCGATTCATGGCCGATCTCCGCGGGGCCGCCGAACTCCAGACTTCTCACTGCCGCCGAACGCGGCCGAGAAGCCACTGGAGGACCCGATGAACGCCACGCCCACCACCCGGAACCGCAAGCGCAACCGCCTCGTCCTCAGCGCGGCCTCGGCCGTGGTCGTCGCCGCCCTGGCCGCCGGGGCCGCCTTCTGGTGGCAGGGCCGCGACGAGGTCAGCCAGGCGTCCGCCGAGGACTGCCGGCTGGCGCAGAGCATCGTCACCGAGGCCGAGGAGATCTCCACCGCTCCCGCGCCCGACGCGGAGAAGTGGTGGCGGAAGACCGGCGACACGCGCCGCGCGAAGATGAAGGACGGCTACCTCGGAGCCAAGATCTCCCAGTACGAGGGGTGGGCGCTCGCGACCGCCCAGAAGTCCCCCGAAGCGCCGTCCGCGAAGGACGTGGAGAACCTCCAGGACGAGGCACGGGGACACTGCTCGGACTCGGGGGTCACCCTCTCCATGCCGCCGCTCGGCTCCTGACCCGGATCGCGAGAGCCGCCGCCATGGCTGTCCGCACCGCCGTCCGCAGCCGCACACCCGACGACGTCATCACCACCACCGCCCTGGTGAAGACCTACCGTCAGGGCACCGCCGAGGTGCGGGCCCTGGACGGGGTGTCCGTCGGTGTCCGGCGTGCCCGGTTCACCGCCGTCGTCGGCCCCTCGGGTTCGGGGAAGTCCACCCTGATGCACTGCGCCGCCGGACTCGACACCGTCACCTCCGGCAGCATCGTCCTGGACGGAACGGAGCTCACCGGGCTGTCCGACCGGCAGCTGACCCGGGTGCGCCGGGAGCGGATCGGGTTCGTCTTCCAGTCGTTCAACCTGCTGCCCCAGCTGACCGCCCACGAGAACATCGTGCTGCCCGTCACCATGTCCGGCGGGCGCCCGGACCACGACTTCGTGGACCACCTCTGCGAAGTCCTGGGCATCGCCCACCGGGCGGCCCACCGCCCGGCCGAGCTGTCCGGCGGGCAGCAGCAGCGGGTCGCCGTGGCCCGGGCGCTGGTGGCCCGGCCCGCCGTGGTCTTCGCCGACGAACCCACCGGCAACCTCGACTCCCGGGCCGGCGCCGAAGTCCTCACCATGCTGCGCCGGTCCGTCGACGACCTCGGCCAGACGGTCGTCATGGTCACCCATGACCCGGCGGCCGCGCGGTACGCGGACCGGGTGCTCACACTCGAGGACGGACGCGTCGTGAAGGACGAGCACACCACACCCCGCGTGCGGGGCGCCGCCCTCCCCTCCGACACCGCGGGGAGGCGGGCATGAGCACCCCGTGGCGTGCGACCGTCCTCGGCTCCCAGGTGGCGGAACTCCTGAGGCGGCCCGGCCGGTTCACGGCGACCGGACTGTCGCTGCTGATCGCGGCGTTCGTCGTCTTCGGGGCCGTCATGGCCCAGCAGATCGTCACCGCGACCGTCGTCGAGAAGTTCCGCGGGACCCCCGAAACGGTGTCGCTGGTGGTCACGCCCGGCGGCGACGGCAAGGACCTCGGCGAGGCAGGCCTGCGCGCGGTCCGCAGGACGCCCGGGGTCACCGAGGCCGTCGGCCGGATGGAGGGCGGCTCCCCGCTGGACGGCAGCGCCGTCGAACGCTACCTCGGCCTGTCCGCGGACCCGGGCACGGGAGCCCTGGCCAAGGTCCGGCTGCTCGACGGCACCTACCCCGGCGGACCGGGCCTGCTCGCCGTCAACACGCAGGCCGCGCGGGAGTACGGTCTCGCTCCCGGATCGTCGCTCACATTGCTCCGGCCCGAACCCGACGGCGAAGGCACCCGACGGGTGACGGTCGAGGTCAGCGGCGTCGTCCGCAGCACCGCCACGAACGACGCCGAGCCCACGGGGTACGCCCCCGGCCCCGAACTCGGGCGGCTGCTCGGCGTGTCGGCGTACTCCCGCATCGATGTCCGCACCGACGTCGGTACCGACCTCCGCACCGACGGACGCGTCGCGGAGCTGACGGAGCGGATCCGGCAGGCGGTGCCCGGAGCGCTGGTGCGCTCCGGGGACGCGGTGCGGAAGGAGGAGGCCCGCGAGGCGGTGGCGGAGGCGAAGGACACCCTTGAGCTGGTCACCGTCTTCCTCGTCGTCGCCGTCGGCGCGGCCGTTCTCGTCGCGACGTCCACCTTCCGCATCGTCTTCGCCAGACGCGTGCGCCAGTTGGCGCTGCTGCGTGCCATCGGGGCGACCTCGCGGCGACTCGCCGCCGCGCTCGTCGTCGAAGGGGCGGTGGTCGGCCTGCTGGCCGGCGTGGCCGGGGTACTGGCGGCCTGGGGCTGCGGGCGCCTCGTCCCCCCGGTCGCCGGACGGTTCGGGCACGAGCTGTTCGCCCCGTCCCGCCTCCCGCCGGCGGAGGCCGTTCTCACCGTTCTCGGCACCGGACTGCTGGCGGTCCTGGCGGTTCTGGCCCCGTCCCTGACCGCCTCACGGGTCTCCCCGCTGCACGCCCTGCGGAGCGCGGCGTCCGGAGAGGGCGCGGGGAGCGGCGTCGGGCGGACCCTGCTCGGCCTGCTGTGTGCGGCGGGCGCCGCGCTGCTCGCCCGGCAGCAGTACTCCGGGCTGCCCCAGCCGGGCGACACCGGGTACGACCGGTTCGGGGCGCTGACCGGCGTGGTGCTCTCGGGCGGGTTGGCCTTCCTGGCCCTGATCGCCCTCGGCCCCCGGCTGGTCCGGCCGGTGCTGTCGGCCGTC is a genomic window containing:
- a CDS encoding ABC transporter ATP-binding protein; translated protein: MAVRTAVRSRTPDDVITTTALVKTYRQGTAEVRALDGVSVGVRRARFTAVVGPSGSGKSTLMHCAAGLDTVTSGSIVLDGTELTGLSDRQLTRVRRERIGFVFQSFNLLPQLTAHENIVLPVTMSGGRPDHDFVDHLCEVLGIAHRAAHRPAELSGGQQQRVAVARALVARPAVVFADEPTGNLDSRAGAEVLTMLRRSVDDLGQTVVMVTHDPAAARYADRVLTLEDGRVVKDEHTTPRVRGAALPSDTAGRRA
- a CDS encoding ABC transporter permease, with protein sequence MSTPWRATVLGSQVAELLRRPGRFTATGLSLLIAAFVVFGAVMAQQIVTATVVEKFRGTPETVSLVVTPGGDGKDLGEAGLRAVRRTPGVTEAVGRMEGGSPLDGSAVERYLGLSADPGTGALAKVRLLDGTYPGGPGLLAVNTQAAREYGLAPGSSLTLLRPEPDGEGTRRVTVEVSGVVRSTATNDAEPTGYAPGPELGRLLGVSAYSRIDVRTDVGTDLRTDGRVAELTERIRQAVPGALVRSGDAVRKEEAREAVAEAKDTLELVTVFLVVAVGAAVLVATSTFRIVFARRVRQLALLRAIGATSRRLAAALVVEGAVVGLLAGVAGVLAAWGCGRLVPPVAGRFGHELFAPSRLPPAEAVLTVLGTGLLAVLAVLAPSLTASRVSPLHALRSAASGEGAGSGVGRTLLGLLCAAGAALLARQQYSGLPQPGDTGYDRFGALTGVVLSGGLAFLALIALGPRLVRPVLSAVAVPLRRTGAAGRLAVAGVGGAPGRAASVSVVVALGVCLVGSALTCLASLNAYERYRQAVEAPADFRLYARDSETLDRSLAADLASHPELSDVTAFRAVEVVEGTRGATISDLDLGGVRSGVSLTARTGSLDHLEPGHVVVDADHAHRLGVRAGDRVTLTYGGRPVQLTVAATLPGAGPYGGNFFVPAADLTRLGVDAAPTAVTADASEDGVRGRTRAQRAVTDTLTGPERGEGRVIAEAAGGRAGESDDLETTATTVILVLGLTVLVAVVGVATTAGLTVVERGREFGLLRALGLSGAAVHRMVTVECALYGVLGGVLGLALGVPYSWLVVRVAQTSAPFSVPAGQLAAVFAALVLLTAAAGTLPALSASRTSPTVAVARSE